The DNA segment aaacatgtccaggtcacatttcaccacaaaacataattataattaaaataaaatatgaatgtatttatgtatttgtttgtttttaaataagacATTATAAGCCTTTTAAGGCCATTTAGATATTATGAATTCTGgcataatattttcataaaactTTAGCACATTTTCCCCTAAAATATTCAATATCATAACATGTCTATGTTTtacttttacagtacatgtattttttttattccaataaTTCTCAGTTGTTGAATTCTTGTTTCTATAttacaggcattttttttttacattaacttaAAATATATGCTGTACATCAAATGCTAGGTTAATTAAAATGCCCcttattaatttcttattttgttctGTTGACTTTGGGGTGAGATATGAGACAGATATGTTTTCCAAAATGCATATAagaagtaattattatttttatgttaataagATGCTCTTAAATTCACAGGTGCAAAAGGAGACCGAGGAGAGAAGGGTGCTAAAGGTGACAGGGGTGTTATGGGGCCAAAGGGCGATGCAGGAACTGGATCTGTGTCTGGCGGCGGTGCAGAATTAGTGAAGGTGTGTTGGGGACTGTGAACCTCATTGAGTGTTTTTGTGAACAGCATGGTTCAATAAAGTCTTGAGAACATGTCCATTACAGTCATTTAAATATAGTAAAGGatgttgtttttgttcaaataatcCAGCAATAATATAGTTAGTTTAATTATAGACGGTTTACGGTTGACAAGCAACATTCATCTACAATTCAACTGATATGCAATCTTAGGTGTGTATATTTTGGTTAATGGTTCTGAATGTGGTATAATAGTCAGAATATTAGTTTTATAGAAGCAGCTATGTATCTAAACTATAAAACagcttttataaaaacaataacccAAGCACTGCTAATAGCTGATATTAAATGACTTCTGAGTTTATATGAAGTGGTTGTTCACCGGTTCCTTTTCTTTTATTGAATTGTTACATTGAAGTTTTCTGCCCTTCAGACTTCACAGTAATGTGTGAAGTCAATGATGGGGAGCCTGAATGTTCAGCCGTCTGTTAGAGTGGTGAGAGTGGCAGACAGGTCAATCATTTTTGTCTGTGTTTTCACAGGGTGACGCAGGAGAAAAAGGAATGAAGGTTTGTTCTGAGGCTTCTACCTTGACATAACTGTGACAACATATTTTGCACCTGTTAAAAGTgaattaaaggaaaagttcatgccaaaatgaaaatgtaatcattcactcttgtaattttttttttaaaacacaaaattagATAATAGGCAAACAGATGGTCTGCCTAATATCTGTTTTCatgaaataaaatactaataatgaATGCAAAATTATCATTTGTTGCTGAGTTCCCCCTTTAAGAGTAAATATTAATTTCCTATTTTAATGCATATTCGTTTAGAGACATACATGAAGCTTGAAGCCCATTCACATCAAGAACAATATTCTTTTAAATCtagaatgatttttaaatctACTGCATAccgttatcattatagttatcatccttggtATAAATGGGCTTATTTCAATTTCAGGGCAATCCTGGTTTTGGTTATCCTGGATTAAAGGGTGACCGAGGCCTTCCTGGGCCTCCAGGGCCTCCCGGTCCCCCAGGGCCCAGTGCAGAGGTAGAAGTGACGAGAGATGGGTCAGTTGTGGAGAGGGTGGCAGGACCAAGAGGACCACCTGGACCACCTGGACCCCCTGGCCCTGCTGGAGCCGATGGGGAGCCGGTGAGTAGATCACAGTCAAAGGAATGGTTCAATTATTTGCTCTATTTTCTATTAGCGAATGCATTTCCTTTTTATAAGGAACAGTGTAATACCATAACCGTATGTGTCATAAGTGGTCTTGCATTTGCCGTTGATGTGTTAGAACAGTAATAGATCCCTATGGTGTTCCCCATCACAAGCGGAGAATGATGTTAATACAGGTTTAAGATATGCATCATTGCAAACACAAAGGCACATTGTGTTCCTGCCCTTGAGACTATGCATAATGCATTGGTCACATCTGAACAAAACTAATATTCTATCCTCTCCTTTATAGGGTGACCCTGGTGAAGATGGGAAAGCTGTAAGTAATGCATTTCATAAACCTCTGTTATAAAATAGACCTGGGTCAagtacatttaaatttgaaattataccctatttggggggggggggggtcgtttTTACTATACAAAATGGGAAGAAAAGtatgattgtattttttattttgtgtgtatgtttttgcaTTCATGCGTTTCATGTGCAAATAATGAAAAATCTGTTTTGGTAACAGGGTCAAGTTGGACCTCCTGGGTTTCCTGGAACTCCTGGGAGTTCTGGACTCAAAGGAGAGAAAGTCAGTTTGTTGATGTCAATTATCTTGGCTTATTATGACAGTATCAGGGTTGTGCACCATTTAGAATTGAATGTGAATGCCTTTTACAGTATGCCAGTTCAACTTTTTGttctaatgttttcattttagggAGATCGAGGTGAAAGTCAGCCAGGACCTCGTGGGCCTCCAGGGCTTCCGGGCCCACCGGGACCCCCATCTCTCTCAGATAGGCCTGTGAGTTCATTATTAGTCAGCTGTTTTTGTAATCGCTTTCCTTTTAAAAACTGTTTCATAATCTTtcctctgtatttattttatagacaTTTGTGGACATGGAGGGTTCTGGGTTTGATCTGGACAGTGTGCGGGTACATCCTTATATTAACTTACAGCATAAAGTCAGATCTAGTCCTCAACATCTAGAAATCTCCATTTTGGAATTATCAGTGATTGCTGATAATCTTCAGTTTACTTCATATACACTAATGCTTGaaaagtttggagttggtaagattttCTAATGTCTCTTttgcacaccaaggctgcatttatttgatcagaaatacagtaaaaacagtaatactgtgaaatattataacagtttaaaataactgttttctttgtctattatattttaaaattcctgtGATGACATGGTTCAATTTTTAGTAGTTATTACTAAGgttgtcagtgtcacatgacttcAGAAGTgtttctgatatgctgatttgatgctaaagaatatttcttttattattcaatgtaaaaaaaaatgtttttgtgaaaactgtaataatatttttggaAGTTGGAAAAATTGCATTGAATTGAaaagttttgtaacattataaatgtctttactgtaacacTGGATCAATTAAACatgcccttgctgaataaaagtagttttttcttaaaataaaaaataaaaatttgtccaGACATTGGATGAAGCAAAATGTGGGGGTtggttaacattttattttgtaattcttAATTTCTTTCTGTTTATAAAAGCTTGCAGTtcttaactttttatttgttGATAGGCAATGCCTGGTTTGCCTGGCCTGCCTGGTCCTCCTGGTCCCCCTGGTCCCCCCGGTCCCGCTGGCACTGGGTCTTCAGGCTCTGGTGGTTTTGGGCCTCCAGGTCCTCCTGGGCAAAATGGAGCTCCAGGTCAACCGGTAAGTCTAAGGTGACATGATGCATGTTTATAAGCATTGGTTTGGATATGCTGAGTCAGAATAAAGCTTTATAGCGAGACGTGGCCATGTGGGTAATgcgcagtgttgggcaagttactctgaATATGtgattaaatagttaaatagcAGTAATCAAGTTACTTttctgattactttatttaaaaagtaattaagtaCATTACTAGTTATGTTACTTTTTCTGTACATCCATGAAATTTACATGAAAAAGTCAattctctgattggccattacGTTACAGAAATCAACATTGCTTAACGCTGCAAACAAATGTTATAAATAGAAATTCTGCTTATGCTTGCGTCTGTTAATCATTTTATGTtatattagttgttgtttttgcttttatGCAATAGATGAATAACAAATTTTATGTTGGGATATTTCTGTATTGCAGGAGTCCTGCAAATGATTTTATTCTCCCACATCCCGCACACACACGAGGCTATTATAATGCGATAAAttactaaaaaagtaatcaaattacagtaaggCGTTACGAAGTAatgcgttactgcccaacactggcaATGTTTGTGCTCTGATTGTTTCTCCCTgtcataaaaattttaaaataattaaattcaaaaaaggatcttgtttttttttttcaacagggactTCCAGGTCCATCAGGTGCTGATGGAAAACCAGGCTTACCTGGCCCAAAGGGAGAAAAGGTAGGAAGTCCAATCTcttctattaaaaacaaaaaaaaaatgtgtatttaacatTGTGATTAATAAACCTGGAAAACCCTTCGTTAgaaattaaagacattttaagaACGTTgccttaaaacatttaattatctaAATTTAGCTTTTTGTGGATGCTTGTGGAGAGGAAACATGTTCACAAGCCAGCGTGATGACAGTAGTTGGTCTTATTGGAGAAATTTGTAAATTAAGCatactatacatttttaaatgcattatttcattatttatggcTAGGCTCAATGGGTGTGCAATAACATACAGCAGATATACAAATGTTAATCCAACCTGGCAGTCTctataaaatgatttctaaaacaTCCTTATGTAAAAAAGTCACAGCAATCCATTGGTAAAAAAGTGTAGGAACCCTGTCCGTACATAGAGAGCTGTGCTggtcctttaatggatttggagtTGTGTAATTCAGCTCTGTTGAGATCCTTGTAATGGAAGCTATCTTTAGACACTGGACTGATTTTGTGCTCCACAGGGCGATGCGGGTGAGCTGGGCCTACCTGGACCTGTGGGAGAGAAGGTCAGTTTGCGTAATATGGGCTCCTCGTGAGAAACCTTTAAAGCACTTGTGCAAAGTATGCACGTTCATTTGCATATCACATATCTGAATGTTAAGTATAAATGTCTGTACAAGCTCAGCAATCTGGAATGCTCTGTATGCGTTTAATAGGAATtacatttgaaagaaaataatgtcataatgtcCTATCCAGGCGTGATGAAACAATATCCTATGAGAAGTAATCTGTCTGTCTTCACAATAATGATttctaatataaatgtataatatatagttTTGTGGAACAGGATTTTATACAAGTGAGATTTCACTGTCAGCATCAGAAATACAAAATTGTAGGTAATTACAAACCTGTTTTTTAGACtatcaaatattataattttttcttcaaaatttcattaaaacttatttgattttgttatttCCAATTATCATTTATgtacagatttttttgtttgttaacccCTTTTCAAAGACCCAGACTTTCAGTCTTAACGCATGAGTATCTataattaaaaggtttttttttttaatcttgaaaaTTGCTTGaccattataaaaacaaatatgacaGTTTAAGCAAAGTGAAATAATCAtacattatttcagtatttatagtattttatgAAAATGATTTAGTGTTCTTGGTTTGCAAGCGGATGGAATTCCCTTAatgtaaaatgaacattttcattaagataaatattttttcataatccTAATCATCCAGTCATGctgtaattttgccaaaaaataaaataaaaaagagacatAAAAAGGAGTCATTTTAATCCATTCATGTAAATTTATAGGGTTCCACAACAGATTGCTTACAGTGAATACTTTGAAATGTAATGGAAATAACATTGTAGAGCAGTTGTTCATTATCAAAAGTGCTAATTGTTGAAGAACAATGGAAGAATGGCGTTGCTTTATTGTGTCATGCCTAGATAAGACAGATTTCAGAAAACAGCTTTTTCAAACCCACTCAGGGTTCTTTTATGTTTCTGTCTCTGTAGCTAAACTCCTGCTTTCCCAGCTATCTCTATGATCCTCTCTTCTGCTCTACCTCATCCTTCTTCCTATAAAGCTGCAGGGAGGCAGGTAGCAGGTCTTGAGTGTGGCAATTGATTTTCTTCCCTAACATCTCAACTTTCTACACCACAGTTCTAATACATGAAATGAAATGATATATTCAAACACTGATGCTAGTGTGGAGTCTTTGTGACATTGCTTTGTTGATGCATTGCCTGAAAGTGCAAACTTAAATGTTGTGCTCTTGGTATCTCGAAAGCTTACTTGATCTAGTAGTCACCCTTCTCATTGATTTCTTTCTCCTTGTGTTTAAAGGGTACCAAAGGTTCTCCTGGTTCCCCTGGCCTTCCTGGAGAGGGTGGACTTGCTGGGCTTCCAGGACCAATGGGACCTGTGGGACCACCTGGTCCTCCTGGCCCAAGCTATCATGTTGGTTTTGTAAGTACTAGTCAGTCATACTTAGCATCTCAAAGTCTTTTaggaaaaatgcacaaatacTGAGCTCTCTGTATGTGTTCAGGATGATATGGAGGGCTCTGGTATTCACTTCAGTTCAGTCCCTGGAGTAAGAGGACCAATGGGAGTCCAGGTTTGTTTTTCTGTTGCACTTTTATTTACCTTTGTTGATCTGTAGCAGTTCATTTACTGCAATCCTATTTAATTTCAGGGACCTCCTGGTGACCCAGGACCACAAGTaagacttcatttatttgtttaaatgagaTTTTATGCTAAAGATATCATGTATAGGTCATGGCTAGAAGActgtgtgaatttatttttatatcttgtTCCTCAGGGTAAGACTGGCTTACCAGGATTGCCTGGTGAGAAAGGAAGTGAGGGACCTCAGGGAAAAGATGGCCAGCCTGGTTTGGATGGCTTCCCTGGACCACAGGtgcgtttcattttaataaaactcttAGGTGAAAATTTACTAAACAGCCACTGATGTGCAGTACTTCAGGCTGATTTCATTATTTAGCATTTTCCTGCAGGGACCAAGCGGCGATAAGGGAGACCGAGGTGATAGGGTGAGTTTACTTTTGGTCTAAAGTGGTTTAGTGACTTTAAAATCATAAATGACTTATTTAATAATTGCTAAATGTGATCCTTTGTTTAGGGTGAACCTGGTCGAGATGGAAATGGACTTCCAGGTCCACCCGGCCCCCCTGGACCACCTGGAcaaattaattatcattattcTGAAAATGTAAGTCTACACATTTATATTGCTTTTAGCCTATAATGGTTCATGTTTGTCATTCTGTTTGTCATTTTCTTTTGTACAGTATGATGAAACTGGACGACCAGGGCCTCgggtataatttaattttttcttctgGTAGTCTATTGATAGTATGATAAATGGCATTAGGATACCAGAAATGGTCTTGTCGGCATTGAAAAACAGACTCATAATATCAAATTTTGTAATATTCATAAATTGTTTATATGATTTTCAGGGTGGGGCTGGTCTTCCTGGTCAAGCAGGATTCCCAgtaagtaatgcattacatatatatacatgtaaactGTATAGTCATAATTATGTGTTTCATAATCAATCATACACTCCATGTCTTTAACTAATCAGGGCCCAGTGGGACCAAAGGGTGACAGAGGAGAACCTGGCTCACCAGGCTATGGCATTAAGGTTTGTAAGCAAAAACTAATAGATAAATCCTAAAATGAGGTGTTTAAAAACCCAGAGTTGACTGCAACATCATTTTGTTTGTAGGGGGAGAAAGGAGAACCCGGCCTAATTCTTGGACCTGATGGAAACCCATTTTACCCTGGTGGACTAATAAGCcaaaaggtttcatttgtttgctttgctttgcttggttttgttaaaaaaaaaagaaaaattgaattGGATATTGAAGTGCCCACATACAGATTCGACTTTTTGCcgctaaataattaaaataaatcaaagtttCTTCATATTTTTAATGGCTTAACTAACATTCAAAAAGGAAAATACTTAAGATTAAATAGGTGTGCAAACATTTTAGTACTGTACATCAAAATGTAttccttttttttcctctctgtagGGTGAGAGAGGGCTTCCTGGACCAATCGGACCTCCTGTATGTTtgcatttgttacatttatttatttattttacgttAAAAGTTAAAGATGTATTTGGAGCATTCTGAGCAACATCTAAGTCATACCTCGTTTTATTCAGGGCCCAGCTGGCCCTTCTGGTTTAAAAGGTGAATTTGGAATGCCAGGCAGACCTGTAAGTCTCTCAACTTTCATCAACAAAAAATATTCCTTGGCAGACAACAGCATATTCAACTGACTATGTACTTGAATTCATTTTCTGGCTGTAGGGCCGTCCAGGTGTGAACGGTTACAAAGGAGAGAAGGGAGAATCAGGGTCAGGCTCTGGATATGGCTACCCAGTCAGTACACCACAAGCTattgaatttgaaaataaatgtgttcCTTTGtagattgttatatatatagcttttccCTCGTAAGTTATTTTGTGTCTTTTCAAGGGTCCTCCTGGTCCCCCAGGACCCCCTGGTCCCCCTGGACCTGCTGTGCCCTTGGACAGATTCGGTGTAAGTGCTTTTTGTGTCAAATAAGCTGTAATTCATGCATGAAATGTTGCAAAATGAGCTCCATAGGCTGGCAATGCTGAATTGAAGTGGTCTTTTTCCATTTCAGAGATATGAAGATCATTCGAGGAACTATCCAGGTAGGTTGTTACAGTCGTTCTTGTCACCGCAGATAATCAAAAGATATTTTGTCACAAGATCCTTAAAGTCAACgtgaaataaaaaagtatgcTTATTTATGTTGTTAAAGTACTTTTGTGATCTTACTATACATGATTTAACTGTGAATGGTTTCTAAAGAAAGATTCTTCCTCTTTTTCTCTTTACTGCTGATGTAATGAACTTCACTTGGGTCCAGTTATTTCCCAGTTGATAAAATCAAGTCCCAACCTACATTTTATTTCCCTTTTAATGACTTGTTTTGCTCAAACATTATCGACATTACAGGAGAAGCATgtattaaaaactgcatttgaTATTGATTTAAACAGAAATTAGTTCAAATGTCCAGATTCTAATATATTCACCAACACTGAGcaatgtgttgttttgttttcctaaGCTATGAAAGGAGAGAAAGGAGACCAGGGAGCTCCTGGTGTTCCGGGATCACCAGGTAAAATTTACCACTGTTTCTAGACATTCAGGGCCAGTGGCAGGTGAGAATAACAAGGCTGTCTCTGTCTCGGTAAATCTTAGTGACTCCCTGGCTAAAGTACCGGGACTTACTACAGTAGCTTGACATCATTATCAAATCATTGTAAAAGATATTGTGTTTTTGAATGTATTTAATGCAGTATTCTCTCTTTTTCCACAGGTTTTTCCTCTAACTTTGATATATATGCCCTAAAGGTGTGTGATTCTCTAAAGTAAAGTATTGATGATACAATTTACTTATGATTTATCCAATGCAAAATATGGTATCTGTTTCCTCAGAATGAGATGAAGGGGGAGCGCGGTGAGATCGGTCTTAAAGGAGAGAAAGGAGAGCCAGGAGGTGGATTTTATGACCCTCGTTTTGGAGCTGTACAAGGACCACCAGGAAACCCTGGACTTCCTGTAAGAATGATTGGTTATTTCTAGACACAACTTGAACTGAGGACTTGCCTGCATATAAATGATCTCATCAAAGACATCTTTTCCAGGGGCCTAAAGGAGACTCAATCAGAGGTCCCCCTGGGCCGCAGGGCCCACCAGGAACTCCTGGAGTTGGTTATGATGGTCGTCCAGGAGACCCAGGACCTCCTGGACCCCCTGGTCCTCCAGGGTCACCGTCATTGCCTGGAGCCTACAGACCACGTAAGAAAAAATGAGTACAATTCTTAACAAACAGAATATTTTTGAGGAACTAAATTAACAGACAGtgttgtgtgatttttgtttattttagaacTTAGTATTCCCGGACCTCCAGGTCCCCCCGGCCCACCGGGAACTCCTGGCAGTGGATCTGGGGTGAGTGTGGGACACTGATGAAAGAAACTACTAATGGCACGATAAGATTACACACCTGGTACTTTATACTTTAATCATACCCATGGTATTAAATGTGCCAGCAGGTGGCTTTCCTGAGGTCTTATGACATAATGATGGCTACGGCACGCAGACAGACTGAAGGTGCTTTGATCTACGTTTTGGACAGAAACGATCTCTACCTCAGAGTTCGGGACGGTATCAGACAAGTGATGGTATTGTGCTCATTTTTGTTCAcaccttttcatttataaaaaaattaatttcttacATACACTAAGCATTGTTATAATAatcatttgttgaaaaaaaaattgtctgccAGATTAAAGTTAATGTTTGATGTATAACcattttgttgtcatgtgacaagtATACCATAAAACAGGAAATCATATTTAAGTCATGACAGTTACAAGACTGTCAGGGTCAGtaagttcatattttttttagaattgaCATTTTTATGGCATGTCAGGATTTGAGCTGTTTGTCATAAGAGATAACCCCgcacatttttttaatcttattaaataattgtgaataattaaataaatctatGTTTTTGGAAGATAGAAAGATCCTTTCATTGCTGCAAGTCAACAACCAGAATGTGTACTTGGGCccatcatcgctgcttgcagctttattattattattattattattaaattattaattattgggaAAGTAGTTATTTAAGAACACTCAagatgtaataaaatattatactttttttagttGGTCACACCACTTGCCATTTTTAGAGCTGTTAAATCTTAATTATGGTATGATAATATAAAATGACAACGTTTTTTTTCATAAACAGAAAACTGTCATGAATGCACATATTTCTAGAAACAGTgttataaactttaaaaaaaaaaaatcataatttcatGCATTCTTATTTGtcattatatttatgcatttttatttgtcaaaataacttatttgttttgttacgTCTTCTCAAATTTGaacatttttccttttatttgcaGCTTGGAGATTATAAACCCTTCTATGGAGAGGTGGTAAGCAGTGTGAataaagctcttttttattctttaacaTTCAAATAAGCACCCACAGTTTAATCAAAGGAGGTTGGAATTAGTGGATGTGCATGTTAATTCCTGAAGGTATGACTAGCTTGTTGGCTTTTCCTCAGGACAATGAAGTGGCAGCGGTCCAGCCGCCCCCTGTTGTTCACTATTCCCAAGACCACACAGCTAACAATGGGGCAGAGCAGATTTCTCCACCACACCCGCCGATCGAGTTTCCAAGGAGGGAACCAGAGAATAGAAACCCCAATCCACCTGACTCCCGTTACCCAGATCCACGATACCCACCCTACACCGATCCTGTACAACCACACAGATACCCTGTACAGCCAGAGAGGAACCCCATCAATCCAGCCCGCCACCCCAGCCACTCTGTCAATCAACCAGAAGGCCACGTCCACACTTCCGGACCAGGGGTTAGTTCGGTCAACTTTATCGCAACATTCTCACAGATCCCCTCTGTTTATTTCCTttctgacacaattttcattttctgtaCAGTTGCATCTTATTGCCCTGAATGCTCCACAAGTGGGCAACATGAGAGGCATTCGTGGGGCAGACTTCCTGTGCTTCCAGCAGGCTCGCGCCGTGGGCCTGAAGGGAACGTTCAGAGCCTTCCTCTCTTCCAAACTGCAGGATCTCTACAGTATCGTGCGCAAATCTGACAGAGAGACATTACCGATTGTCAACCTCAAGGTGTgtagcagcatttttttttgtatcaatgAGATAGTATAGTTTTTTAAGATTTTGAATTTGCTCTTGTAATTTTTTTCAGATTACTTTTAGTTAAAattgttgtcatttttattagtttttttttacatttcaataaatgtacatttattgaaatgtattttttatggttttagttttagtaaacaaATAATAACCACGTTGTATATTCCATTACTCATATAGATATGAATTCAATGTATTTTAAGTACTCTAATAAGTTACTACAATCTAAAAGCGACAaatgttggtgcagtggataaggcacatgcctttggtgtgagagacctgggttcaaatccactgtgagacaccaatgtgtccctgagcaagacacttaacccctagttgctccagaggagtgcaacctctgacatatatagcaacctctgacatatatggccggacggaattgtgggtgggggtagtgcatgtacagtgctctctccaccttcaataccacgacttaggtgcccttgagcaaggcatcgaacccccaactgctcccccgggcagccgcagcataaatggctgcccactgctccgggtgtgtgctcacagtgtgtgtgtgtgtgtgttcactgctctgtgtgtgtgcatttcggatgggttaaatgcagagcacaaattctgagtatgggtcaccatacttggctgaatgtcacttcacttcacttcattgtaagtcgatttggataaaagcgtcagataaattaatgtaaaatatattaatattattaataaagcatCAGATCatatactaaatataaaatattatgtttttttcccaCTATGTAGAATTACTATTAGCCTAACACTGTCTGTCATGTTCTGTTGCAACTCTATGTTTTCAGCGAAAACCGTTTATCCtcgttttacttgtttttttatcatgcagcccagttaacattcataaatatatttcagtgcttttttaaatgttcaaaactcATGACCCATGAGCTCACTAGATGATCTTGAATGTTTCTTTATCTTTTCATGGCATTGATATTCTCCTCTGCAGGATCAAGTCCTTTTCAGAAGCTGGGAGTCTCTCTTCAGTGACTCAGAGAGCAGGATGAAGGACAATGCTCCTATCTACTCGTTTGATGGCAGAGATGTCCTGCGGGACAGTGCCTGGTGAGTGCCAGTGGCTTTGGCTGCTCCTGTGAACCCTTCAAACAGACGCCTCAGCAGAGCATCCTGTCACTTTCCATTTTCCTTTCAAAACACTCAGAGTACTAGAGCTACAGATGAAAGCAGTATAAAgtattgttctctctctctctctctctatttctattCTGAATCTTTCAATGATTCAGAGCCCAAATTTTTGGCCAGTCCAATGATTGACTCTTCCTCAGAACTCATTGTAGCTGTCTGGTACCTTGTAAACAAAATGTAGTTTACCAGTTGGTGGATTTTGCAATTTTGGAAAGGTGTTCCTGCTTTTGAATGCAGTCTGAGGCTTTCTTAAACCACCTAAAATGACCGTTTTTCTTCCTCTATCCTGTAGGCCAGAGAAGATGATCTGGCATGGGTCCAGTGGCAGGGGTCACAGGCAGACGGATAACTACTGTGAGACGTGGAGGGCCGGAGACCGTGCGGTGACAGGCTTGGCCTCATCTCTGCAGGCTGGCCAGCTCCTCCAGCAGACCTCCAGCAGCTGCTCCAGTTCCTACATCGTGCTGTGCATCGAGAACAGCTACATGACACAATCCAAGAAATAAAGCCGTCCTGAAGAGCCTTTGAACACTCGACACAACCATTTATACAGGCCCAGTTTCGCTCCAGTAGATGCCTGTATCTAAcgaatggaggaaaaaaaatgaaaatgacaaatttgttttaaaaagaacTGAGTCTGCCTAAAGGAGAATTTGCCAGTCATCTGTTCTCTCACCGTAACGCCAAAGAGGCAGGTTGAACGTGGAGGTGTTTGCTCTTTCTCAGGGCATTGGCACATATTTTTCAGGGGTTTAAACCAGAGAAGCGAGGCCAATTGAGGCAGTGTTTTTGAAATGTTGTATATGAATTGTTtgtc comes from the Carassius gibelio isolate Cgi1373 ecotype wild population from Czech Republic chromosome B9, carGib1.2-hapl.c, whole genome shotgun sequence genome and includes:
- the LOC127964824 gene encoding collagen alpha-1(XVIII) chain isoform X4; its protein translation is MARRCLAFLERFLCCVFIALSPAASQRRESGVTLLQLIGDPPPDGVSKVFDDANNPGYVFDQSSNVGQSAAAHLPNPFFRDFSLIFNIKPTTSKPGVIFSITDPTQNYMYVGVKLSAVEKNKQYIIFYYTEPDSQSSYEAARFPVPSMVNTWTRFSISVLKERVSLYFNCDSDPQVMNFERSPDDMDLDAGAGVFVGHASGADPDRFLGVIGDIRVLKDPGAAERHCEEDEDDFDANLQGSGDYGASGDGEGPPSVQPTPPSSRPIQQPPVTSRPLDEKQQTGSVDSSWQASGSYGDSRQTSGSYSSSRKTSGSYGDSRKTSVSYGDSRQISGSYGDSEQTSGSYGYSQTNSGSYGDSRQSSGSYDGSRRTSGSYGDSRQTLDSVGVSRQTSGSYDDSRRASNSLSTSGSAGDGVRYSVESRLGPAGSTGAKGDRGEKGAKGDRGVMGPKGDAGTGSVSGGGAELVKGDAGEKGMKGNPGFGYPGLKGDRGLPGPPGPPGPPGPSAEVEVTRDGSVVERVAGPRGPPGPPGPPGPAGADGEPGDPGEDGKAGQVGPPGFPGTPGSSGLKGEKGDRGESQPGPRGPPGLPGPPGPPSLSDRPTFVDMEGSGFDLDSVRAMPGLPGLPGPPGPPGPPGPAGTGSSGSGGFGPPGPPGQNGAPGQPGLPGPSGADGKPGLPGPKGEKGDAGELGLPGPVGEKGTKGSPGSPGLPGEGGLAGLPGPMGPVGPPGPPGPSYHVGFDDMEGSGIHFSSVPGVRGPMGVQGPPGDPGPQGKTGLPGLPGEKGSEGPQGKDGQPGLDGFPGPQGPSGDKGDRGDRGEPGRDGNGLPGPPGPPGPPGQINYHYSENYDETGRPGPRGGAGLPGQAGFPGPVGPKGDRGEPGSPGYGIKGEKGEPGLILGPDGNPFYPGGLISQKGERGLPGPIGPPGPAGPSGLKGEFGMPGRPGRPGVNGYKGEKGESGSGSGYGYPGPPGPPGPPGPPGPAVPLDRFGRYEDHSRNYPAMKGEKGDQGAPGVPGSPGFSSNFDIYALKNEMKGERGEIGLKGEKGEPGGGFYDPRFGAVQGPPGNPGLPGPKGDSIRGPPGPQGPPGTPGVGYDGRPGDPGPPGPPGPPGSPSLPGAYRPQLSIPGPPGPPGPPGTPGSGSGQVAFLRSYDIMMATARRQTEGALIYVLDRNDLYLRVRDGIRQVMLGDYKPFYGEVDNEVAAVQPPPVVHYSQDHTANNGAEQISPPHPPIEFPRREPENRNPNPPDSRYPDPRYPPYTDPVQPHRYPVQPERNPINPARHPSHSVNQPEGHVHTSGPGLHLIALNAPQVGNMRGIRGADFLCFQQARAVGLKGTFRAFLSSKLQDLYSIVRKSDRETLPIVNLKDQVLFRSWESLFSDSESRMKDNAPIYSFDGRDVLRDSAWPEKMIWHGSSGRGHRQTDNYCETWRAGDRAVTGLASSLQAGQLLQQTSSSCSSSYIVLCIENSYMTQSKK